A section of the Oenanthe melanoleuca isolate GR-GAL-2019-014 chromosome 6, OMel1.0, whole genome shotgun sequence genome encodes:
- the LOC130254886 gene encoding LOW QUALITY PROTEIN: rap1 GTPase-GDP dissociation stimulator 1-like (The sequence of the model RefSeq protein was modified relative to this genomic sequence to represent the inferred CDS: deleted 2 bases in 1 codon), with the protein MLWAAHQLGSCKTFPLIPSVVVVKDKDSGQISCSLLSPFWRATAFMETLSKHLEYLGLCGDDTEAEDQILESLNGILLAITEDKQRSFHLLTGSGIFPTLAKILKGNPRCAVKAAHVLSEIAKNEEMKKPCMEADLVLTLIPLLESTDQEMLLHAGRAIGRICYDNRALQEELVRVGVIPSLVRILTDHAESEPLVQVALLALYNLADLDSAKEALSTTKVAEQLVKQLRRAESHERLEIVFEVLQALAENDALKVQLVDAGVPEVLSEILLRLHGSSQAEDTCIVKAASDLIVSLLLGDGNCLRMFQLGVIHQLLDLLEKHIQSRDTSVQQAALSALQNLAVPAVSKAQLLEEGIAGRIQALLSSQSPPVQFKLLGTLRMLADGQADAAEILGQDPQLLSRLVQWCSASDHSGICGEANRLLASILHHNRSQEVVKAIQAAQGVKHLVSMTTCEHTAMQNEALNALAIASAIDLETLEESFKESQLVQSLHKLLQDDNTSPEVKYNSMGLLCRLLNSGDLRQEIEENKIKDTLEQLCSHSNANVAKEASTTLQVLRGEPPH; encoded by the exons AAACCCTGAGTAAGCACCTGGAATACCTTGGGCTTTGTGGAGATGACACAGAAGCTGAAGATCAGATCCTTGAAAGTTTGAATGGGATTCTCCTGGCTATTACTGAAGATA AGCAGAGATCCTTCCACCTACTCACAGGGAGTGGGATCTTCCCAACTCTGGCAAAGATCCTGAAGGGCAATCCACGATGTGCAGTGAAAGCAGCCCACGTGCTCTCAGAGATAGCCAAAAATG AGGAAATGAAGAAGCCATGTATGGAAGCAGATTTGGTTCTAACACTGATCCCTTTGCTGGAGAGCACAGACCAAGAGATGCTGCTCCATGCTGGGAGGGCCATCGGCCGCATCTGCTACGATAACC GTGCCcttcaggaggagctggtgaGGGTTGGAGTGATCCCATCACTGGTCCGAATTCTGACTGACCATGCAGAGAGTGAACCACTTGTCCAGGTTGCTCTGCTGGCCTTGTACAACTTGGCAGACCTTG ATTCAGCCAAGGAAGCTCTAAGCACGACAAAAGTTGCTGAACAGCTGGTGAAACaactgaggagagcagagagccaTGAGAGGTTAGAAATTGTGTTTGAGGTCCTGCAAGCACTTGCAGAAAATG ATGCTCTGAAGGTGCAGTTGGTGGATGCAGGTGTGCCAGAGGTGCTGTCTGAGATCCTGCTGAGGCTCCATGGCAGTTCCCAAGCTGAAGATACATGCATTGTGAAAGCTGCATCAGATCTCATTGTCTCTCTGCTCCTTGGAG ATGGCAACTGCCTGCGGATGTTCCAGCTGGGAGTCATCCACCAGCTCCTGGATCTTCTGGAGAAGCAcatccagagcagggacacctctgtGCAGCAGGCTGccctcagtgctctgcagaaCCTTGCTGTCCCAG CTGTCAGCAAGGcgcagctgctggaggaaggcATCGCAGGGCGGATCCAGGCgctgctcagctcccagagcccccccGTGCAGTTCAAGCTCCTCGGAACCCTGCGGATGCTGGCGGATGGTCAAG CTGATGCAGCTGAAATCCTGGGCCAAGAcccccagctgctcagcaggcTGGTGCAGTGGTGCAGCGCGAGCGACCACAGCGGCATCTGCGGAGAGGCAAACCGGCTGCTGGCATCCATCCTGCACCACAACCGCTCCCAG GAAGTGGTCAAAGCCATCCAGGCAGCACAAGGAGTGAAGCATCTGGTTTCCATGACAACATGTGAACACACTGCCATGCAGAATGAGGCTCTGAACGCCTTGGCAATAGCATCTGCCATCGATTTag AAACCCTTGAAGAATCTTTTAAAGAATCACAGCTAGTTCAAAGCTTACACAAACTTCTACAAGATGATAATACAAGTCCTGAGGTGAAATACAATTCAATGGGCCTTTTGTGCAGACTTCTTAATTCAG GTGATCTGAGACAAGAAATAGAAGAGAACAAGATCAAAGACACCCTCGAGCAACTCTGCAGTCACAGCAATGCAAATGTGGCCAAGGAAGCCAGCACAACATTGCAGGTTTTGAGAGGAGAGCCACCCCACTAA